In the genome of Phycisphaerales bacterium, one region contains:
- a CDS encoding rhodanese-like domain-containing protein encodes MREIWRTLYGAFFLLILGCVVGLAANGARGRGQINLFHSYMPSVTPAPRPAPATQTATDPQAASEPGHGSAAQPDGALLDAPYTLLGFDEVKAIYEDEARVGMLDVFFDARDSAPYRRSHIPTAVQFFPYDSGFFADVALQYLGAERIIIYCNGGQCEDSILAAQELERLGFLRAQLHIYKGGWEEWHAAGMPLTEGP; translated from the coding sequence ATGCGTGAAATCTGGCGCACGCTCTATGGGGCGTTCTTCCTGCTGATACTCGGCTGCGTAGTGGGGCTGGCGGCCAATGGCGCGCGCGGTCGTGGCCAGATCAACCTTTTCCACTCCTATATGCCTAGTGTGACGCCGGCGCCCCGTCCGGCGCCCGCCACGCAAACGGCAACCGACCCACAAGCCGCTTCCGAGCCAGGTCATGGTTCAGCGGCGCAGCCCGACGGGGCGCTGCTGGATGCACCCTACACCCTCCTCGGCTTCGACGAGGTCAAGGCGATCTACGAAGACGAGGCGCGGGTCGGCATGCTCGATGTCTTCTTCGATGCGCGCGACAGCGCCCCCTACCGACGCAGCCACATCCCCACCGCGGTGCAGTTCTTTCCGTATGATTCCGGCTTCTTTGCGGATGTAGCCCTGCAATACCTCGGAGCGGAACGCATCATCATCTACTGCAACGGCGGGCAATGTGAAGACAGTATCCTCGCGGCTCAGGAGCTGGAGCGCCTCGGCTTCCTCCGCGCGCAACTCCACATCTACAAAGGCGGGTGGGAAGAGTGGCACGCGGCCGGCATGCCACTGACGGAGGGGCCGTAA